A DNA window from Aspergillus nidulans FGSC A4 chromosome I contains the following coding sequences:
- a CDS encoding polyphosphatase DDP1 (transcript_id=CADANIAT00006741) has product MVDQVRSMESRVGRKNQRYGSKGERLVAGVVPLSKDKSLVMMIQSAGRGGWVLPKGGWETDEASAQQAACREAWEEAGVICTVLRDLGTISDMRPSTMLTSNSPRASYQFFEVTVDREEDRWPEMHKRRRQWVTYTQAAAALASRPELLEALNRSSMKR; this is encoded by the exons ATGGTGGACCAGGTTCGTTCAATGGAGTCCCGCGTAGGGCGAAAAAACCAAC GGTATGGATCGAAGGGCGAACGGCTCGTGGCCGGCGTCGTCCCATTATCAAAAGATAAAAGCTTAGTGATGATGATTCAGTCAGCTGGTCGAGGTGGTTGGGTGCTTCCGAAAGGCGGATGGGAGACAGACGAAGCAAGTGCCCAACAGGCGGCTTGCAGAGAAGCCTGGGAAGAAGCCGGAGTAATTTGCACTGTTCTCCGGGATTTGGGGACGATATCAGACATGCGTCCTTCGACAATGCTGACGTCCAATTCACCAAGAGCCTCATACCAGTTCTTTGAGGTTACCGTGGATCGCGAGGAGGACCGATGGCCTGAAATGCACAAGCGGAGGCGGCAGTGGGTAACTTATACCCAGGCTGCAGCCGCACTTGCGAGTCGCCCAGAGCTTTTAGAGGCGTTAAACCGAAGTTCCATGAAGAGATAG
- a CDS encoding DNA-directed RNA polymerase II core subunit RPB3 (transcript_id=CADANIAT00006740), translating into MDYEMDIEPTGPQVTVREAEPYRVDFKLSSVDLAFANSLRRVMLAEIPTMAIDIVEVEKNSSVLPDEMLAHRLGLIPLDSKNCDQDVEYTRDCECEDHCARCSVTLSLHARCTSDEIMRVYARDLVITGERANEWVGNPVITDPDGNGPLICKLRRGQELKMTCIAKKGIAKEHSKWAPTAAIGFEYDPHNNLRHVDYWYEEDPVKEWPVSHNAAWEPAAPADQPFDYDAQPNNFYIDVESIGNLEPDMIIQQGITVLQRKLAAAIKSLSGEDGTNGVVDEDMMGVQSPDPYEPRDDGGYTAYANGGSASAWGGANAATPYGATPYGGGNFGF; encoded by the exons ATGGATTATGAAATGGACATCGAGCCCACGGGGCCACAAGTCACAGTGCGCGAG GCCGAACCCTACCGCGTAGACTTCAAACTCAGCTCCGTCGACCTCGCCTTCGCTAACTCCCTTCGCCGCGTCATGCTTGCCGAAATCCCCACTATGGCCATTGACATTGTCGAAGTCGAAAAGAACTCCTCTGTTCTTCCAGATGAAATGCTTGCCCACCGATTAGGCCTGATTCCGCTGGACTCGAAAAACTGCGACCAAGATGTTGAATACACGCGCGACTGCGAATGCGAGGACCACTGCGCCCGGTGTAGTGTCACGCTCTCCCTCCATGCGCGCTGCACAAGCGATGAGATAATGCGTGTGTATGCGCGCGATTTAGTGATAACTGGGGAGCGTGCAAATGAATGGGTTGGGAACCCTGTTATTACAGACCCGGATGGGAATGGTCCGCTCATTTGCAAGTTGAGACGCGGGCAAGAGCTGAAGATGACTTGTATCGCGAAGAAGGGGATTGCGAAGGAGCATTCAAAGTGGGCGCCTACGGCTGCTATTGGGTTTGAGTATGATCCGCACAATAACCTCAGACATGTGGATTATTGGTACGAGGAGGATCCCGTCAAGGAATG GCCCGTCTCCCACAACGCCGCCTGGGAACCTGCAGCACCCGCAGACCAACCGTTCGACTATGACGCCCAACCCAACAACTTCTACATTGACGTTGAAAGTATCGGAAATCTTGAACCAGACATGATTATTCAGCAGGGTATCACTGTTCTCCAGCGTAAACTCGCCGCCGCTATCAAATCCCTTTCCGGTGAAGATGGCACGAATGGTGTTGTGGACGAAGATATGATGGGAGTTCAGAGCCCAGACCCCTATGAGCCTCGTGACGACGGCGGCTACACAGCCTACGCCAATGGCGGGAGTGCCAGCGCTTGGGGTGGTGCTAATGCTGCGACGCCCTACGGCGCTACGCCATATGGTGGTGGTAATTTTGGGTTCTAG